In Candidatus Defluviilinea proxima, a single genomic region encodes these proteins:
- a CDS encoding succinate dehydrogenase/fumarate reductase flavoprotein subunit has product MEVYTHDLIILGSGLAGLRAALEASMQSKGELNIALVSKLQLMRAHSVAAEGGTAAVMRKDEGDSYELHAWDTVKGSDFLADQNVVEFFVNEMPKEILHLDHWGIPWSRTEDGRIAQRPFGGHTYPRAVFAADKTGFLEMQTLYDTLMKHTRKLNRYDEVFVTSILVENGKFAGLTALDMINGKYVLIRGKALILATGGAGQIFGFTTYSETVTGDGLAMAYRAGLPLKDMEFVQFHPTGLIPSGILMTEACRGEGGTLVNANGERFMDKYAAKLMELAPRDIVSRSEMTEIEAGRGFPGPDGLDYIHLDLTHLGRDRIIERLPLIREVTIKHIGLDPIEKPIPIRAVAHYSMGGVHTDIKGHTPIENIWAAGEVSCVSLHGANRLGSNSTAECLVWGRVTGEEAARYCAENVSDKKVSIQAEQEWSKIEALMSSNGKEDHYVIRKELRKTLDKNMGVFRTGEEMQAGLDKIRELKERYKGISLKDKGLRYNTDLIRAVETGFMLDVAEVATLGGLNRTESRGSHARRDFKTRDDENWLKHTMAHYTEKGPRLDYGPVDISMWKPVERKY; this is encoded by the coding sequence ATGGAAGTCTATACTCATGATCTGATCATTCTGGGTTCGGGGCTGGCGGGGCTACGTGCCGCGCTCGAAGCCTCCATGCAAAGCAAGGGGGAGTTGAACATTGCGCTCGTTTCGAAACTACAACTGATGCGCGCCCACTCTGTTGCGGCTGAAGGCGGGACCGCCGCCGTGATGCGAAAGGATGAGGGCGACAGCTACGAACTCCACGCGTGGGATACGGTCAAAGGCTCGGACTTTTTGGCTGACCAGAACGTTGTGGAGTTTTTCGTTAACGAGATGCCTAAGGAAATTCTACATCTGGATCATTGGGGCATTCCCTGGTCTCGGACGGAAGACGGACGCATCGCTCAACGACCATTTGGCGGACACACCTATCCCCGGGCCGTTTTCGCCGCTGACAAAACGGGCTTCCTCGAGATGCAAACGTTGTACGACACGTTGATGAAGCACACGCGCAAACTCAACCGTTATGACGAAGTCTTCGTCACATCCATTCTTGTGGAGAATGGAAAGTTCGCTGGCTTGACCGCGCTCGATATGATCAACGGCAAATATGTGTTGATCCGTGGCAAGGCATTGATCCTTGCCACAGGCGGCGCAGGCCAGATCTTTGGTTTCACTACGTATTCTGAAACTGTCACGGGCGATGGGCTGGCGATGGCGTATCGTGCGGGTCTTCCGCTTAAGGATATGGAGTTCGTGCAGTTCCACCCCACGGGACTCATCCCCAGCGGTATCTTGATGACCGAAGCCTGCCGTGGCGAAGGCGGAACTCTCGTCAATGCCAATGGTGAACGGTTCATGGATAAATACGCCGCCAAGTTGATGGAACTCGCGCCGCGAGACATTGTCTCGCGTTCAGAGATGACCGAGATCGAAGCAGGCCGCGGCTTTCCCGGACCTGATGGCTTGGATTACATCCATTTGGATCTGACTCACCTCGGACGTGATCGAATCATCGAACGCCTGCCACTCATCCGTGAGGTGACGATCAAACACATTGGGCTTGACCCCATTGAAAAACCGATTCCCATCCGTGCGGTGGCGCATTATTCGATGGGCGGTGTGCATACGGATATCAAGGGACATACCCCGATTGAGAATATTTGGGCGGCGGGTGAAGTCTCTTGTGTGTCGTTGCATGGAGCGAATCGACTCGGGTCGAACTCCACGGCGGAATGTCTGGTGTGGGGGCGAGTCACAGGCGAAGAAGCGGCGCGCTATTGCGCAGAAAATGTATCAGACAAGAAAGTATCCATTCAGGCAGAGCAGGAATGGTCGAAGATAGAAGCGTTGATGTCATCCAATGGAAAAGAAGATCATTATGTGATCCGCAAAGAGTTGCGAAAGACTCTCGATAAGAATATGGGTGTCTTCCGCACGGGCGAAGAGATGCAGGCGGGGCTGGATAAGATCCGCGAGTTGAAGGAACGATATAAGGGGATTTCGTTGAAGGATAAGGGACTGCGCTACAACACGGACTTGATCCGCGCGGTGGAGACGGGTTTCATGCTCGATGTGGCGGAAGTGGCGACGCTCGGTGGTTTGAACCGCACTGAGTCACGTGGGAGCCATGCACGCCGCGATTTCAAAACGCGCGACGATGAGAATTGGTTGAAGCACACGATGGCGCATTACACAGAGAAGGGTCCACGATTGGATTATGGCCCTGTGGATATTTCGATGTGGAAGCCGGTGGAACGGAAATACTAG
- a CDS encoding SRPBCC domain-containing protein produces the protein MSDQNYTVTLVVDKTPEEVFAAINDVRGWWTGEVEGETDKPDAEFTYRYDDAHRSTHKITEFIPGEKVVWHTINSHLNFVKNKTEWNGTDILFEITRQGNQTELRFTHFGLTPAIQCYGDCSGAWGFYINESLHNLIMTGKKQPNTQEP, from the coding sequence ATGAGCGATCAAAATTACACCGTTACCCTTGTGGTCGATAAAACTCCGGAAGAAGTCTTTGCCGCCATCAACGACGTACGCGGATGGTGGACCGGAGAAGTTGAAGGGGAGACTGATAAACCCGACGCTGAGTTCACGTACCGTTATGACGATGCACATCGAAGCACTCACAAGATCACTGAATTTATCCCGGGCGAGAAAGTTGTATGGCATACAATAAATAGTCATTTGAACTTTGTAAAGAACAAGACGGAGTGGAATGGCACAGATATTCTCTTTGAGATCACCAGACAAGGTAATCAGACAGAACTTCGTTTTACACACTTTGGCCTGACCCCTGCAATTCAATGTTATGGTGATTGTTCCGGCGCATGGGGCTTTTATATCAACGAAAGCTTGCACAACTTGATCATGACAGGAAAAAAGCAACCCAATACACAGGAACCGTAA
- the sdhC gene encoding succinate dehydrogenase, cytochrome b556 subunit, which produces MNTKPYPNRLGIKGWVYAGKYSFERYLYLGHRISGLGLIAYMVLHIVETANRIRGEEAWAGLMALFASPPFKVIEYLLFAMAVFHAMNGIRLILVELGFFLGRPKEPVYPYSTSVLRHRPLTYVMMIITFVVIILGGSSFFFE; this is translated from the coding sequence ATGAACACGAAACCATATCCAAACAGGCTCGGTATTAAGGGGTGGGTGTATGCAGGGAAGTATTCGTTTGAACGTTACCTGTATTTGGGACATCGCATTTCGGGTTTGGGTTTGATCGCGTATATGGTGTTACACATCGTTGAGACGGCCAACCGCATCCGAGGCGAGGAAGCCTGGGCTGGTTTGATGGCGCTGTTCGCTTCGCCGCCGTTCAAGGTGATCGAGTATTTGTTGTTTGCGATGGCGGTCTTCCATGCGATGAACGGTATACGCTTGATCCTGGTAGAGTTGGGATTTTTCCTCGGCAGGCCGAAAGAACCTGTATATCCGTATTCGACATCGGTATTGCGTCATCGCCCGTTGACGTATGTCATGATGATCATTACGTTCGTAGTCATCATCCTTGGCGGTTCTAGTTTTTTCTTTGAGTAA
- a CDS encoding SRPBCC family protein: MEENRIERHIDLKASPSRVWKALTDYREFGQWFGCEFEGPFVVGKTVRGKLNHVSYEPWEIDVKQMEPERLFSFTWHPYPVDLTVDYSKETPTLVEFTLEPTSNGTRLTVTESGFKNIPANRRLEAFRKNNEGWVVQLENIANYVR, encoded by the coding sequence ATGGAAGAGAACCGCATTGAAAGACATATTGACCTAAAGGCATCTCCTTCTAGGGTTTGGAAGGCATTGACCGATTACCGGGAGTTCGGCCAATGGTTTGGTTGCGAATTCGAAGGTCCCTTTGTTGTCGGAAAGACAGTTCGCGGGAAGCTAAATCACGTCAGTTATGAACCGTGGGAGATCGATGTAAAACAAATGGAACCCGAGCGATTGTTCTCTTTCACGTGGCACCCGTATCCGGTAGACCTGACAGTGGATTACTCCAAAGAAACACCGACACTAGTCGAGTTTACGTTGGAGCCAACCAGCAACGGGACTCGCCTCACTGTGACTGAATCGGGTTTCAAAAATATCCCCGCAAATCGACGGCTCGAAGCCTTCCGCAAGAACAATGAAGGTTGGGTCGTACAATTGGAGAATATCGCCAATTATGTCAGGTAG
- a CDS encoding succinate dehydrogenase iron-sulfur subunit translates to MTNTKQITFRVRRFDPDKESAPHWDEYKIHVHDGMTVLEALHELKAKQEPTLSYRSSCRMGVCGSCGMFINDLPQLACQTQVLHLGTDVVTVAPLPNYPNVKDLVPNLEPLIQKHAAIKPFIIHTNSTEVDNPTGEFIQSAEEREAFSQFTYCIKCGICLAACPTVATDPLFLGPQALAQAYRYTADNRDCGLQERLSAIDAFHGPYQCHMAGACSQACPKGVDPAFGIQLLKRTLVLNNIGIGRNKKTAEVRPLADVVKEIEKFAPPPRTV, encoded by the coding sequence ATGACTAATACAAAACAAATCACCTTCCGCGTTCGTCGTTTCGATCCCGATAAAGAATCCGCGCCGCATTGGGACGAGTACAAGATACACGTCCACGATGGGATGACCGTGCTCGAAGCGCTTCATGAGTTGAAAGCCAAACAGGAACCGACTCTTTCATATCGTTCCTCCTGCCGTATGGGAGTCTGCGGTTCGTGCGGGATGTTCATCAACGATCTGCCGCAACTCGCCTGCCAGACTCAAGTCCTTCATCTCGGCACGGACGTGGTCACTGTGGCGCCGCTTCCCAATTACCCGAATGTCAAAGACCTCGTCCCGAACCTTGAGCCGCTCATTCAGAAGCATGCCGCGATCAAGCCGTTCATCATCCACACCAACAGCACGGAGGTGGATAACCCAACAGGTGAATTCATCCAATCTGCGGAGGAGCGCGAAGCGTTCAGTCAATTCACCTACTGCATCAAGTGTGGGATCTGTCTCGCGGCATGCCCGACCGTTGCAACTGATCCGCTTTTTCTGGGGCCTCAAGCTTTGGCCCAAGCCTATCGCTACACCGCGGACAACCGCGACTGCGGTTTGCAGGAACGCCTCTCTGCCATTGACGCCTTCCACGGACCGTATCAATGTCACATGGCGGGTGCATGTTCACAAGCCTGCCCCAAAGGTGTGGACCCTGCTTTCGGAATCCAATTGCTCAAACGCACGTTGGTGCTGAACAACATTGGCATCGGCAGAAATAAGAAGACTGCTGAGGTTCGTCCGTTGGCAGATGTGGTGAAAGAGATCGAGAAGTTCGCTCCGCCGCCGAGGACCGTGTAA
- a CDS encoding helix-turn-helix transcriptional regulator, with the protein MSGSVLSRGFTLQANTFAALGDKTRLSLIARLCQVSPQSISQLAEGTKITRQAVTKHLHILKKAGLVHSIRKGRETLFEFDATPIETMTEYLDLVSKQWDKKLIDLQNFLEE; encoded by the coding sequence ATGTCAGGTAGTGTTTTGTCCCGGGGTTTCACTCTCCAGGCAAATACCTTTGCCGCCTTGGGTGATAAAACCCGTCTCTCGCTGATCGCCAGACTTTGCCAGGTTTCGCCACAATCGATCTCCCAGTTGGCTGAGGGGACCAAAATCACCCGGCAGGCTGTGACAAAACACCTTCATATCCTGAAGAAAGCGGGGCTGGTGCATAGCATTCGCAAAGGGCGAGAGACATTGTTCGAGTTCGATGCCACCCCGATCGAAACAATGACAGAATACCTCGATCTGGTATCCAAACAATGGGACAAGAAACTTATCGATTTGCAAAACTTCCTTGAAGAATAA
- a CDS encoding SRPBCC domain-containing protein: MQNNINQSFTITLTVDQTPAEVFDAINNARGWWSQLIKGRTDQLGAVVYYHHQDLHRCTLEITESVPGKKVVWHVLQNYFSFVEDKTEWTGTDIAFEISRQGDKTELCFTHVGLVPQFECFNACSDGWSTYIKGSLYSLITTGNGHPNMGEAITESEKTLGK, encoded by the coding sequence ATGCAGAATAATATTAATCAAAGTTTTACCATTACCCTTACAGTCGACCAAACCCCTGCAGAGGTCTTCGATGCCATCAATAACGCCCGTGGATGGTGGTCACAATTAATTAAAGGCAGAACCGACCAATTGGGTGCTGTGGTTTATTATCACCATCAAGATCTTCACCGTTGTACCCTCGAAATCACGGAATCTGTGCCTGGCAAAAAAGTTGTCTGGCATGTTTTACAAAACTATTTTTCCTTTGTTGAAGACAAGACAGAATGGACAGGAACAGATATTGCTTTTGAAATTTCCAGGCAAGGTGATAAAACCGAGCTTTGCTTTACACATGTTGGCTTGGTTCCACAGTTTGAATGTTTCAATGCCTGTTCAGATGGATGGAGCACATATATCAAAGGTAGTTTGTATAGTTTGATCACCACCGGGAACGGCCACCCTAATATGGGTGAGGCGATCACCGAAAGCGAAAAAACACTTGGCAAATAA